A window of Nicotiana tabacum cultivar K326 chromosome 24, ASM71507v2, whole genome shotgun sequence contains these coding sequences:
- the LOC107760798 gene encoding F-box/LRR-repeat protein 25-like encodes MLISQTNLQIIKEPVEKTQGEHTTVMKKPKLMETIAEDDGALDRINKLPESLLARIISLLPSTKNAVRTCLVSKRWQYLWTSIDNLTLLCDSPSEAEICVPFVDYAFAQRISSKIRKFYLDCWDMLSYSLHIDQWLTYVINSKVEHVVLNSTFFKVYILPQSFYTCSSLVTLGLRNCAFDKGVVISWKSLKTVKFMTVELDDEAIVKLLTGCHSLETMELTYFHGFQHLEIKNINLKTLKLHNFWQLYGGDHSLEIVAPYLQHLVISEHLDDFKCRLVNVSSLVSAELTFDIRCEIQDNSCRDYHRVFLDPCSRLSSKVETCK; translated from the coding sequence ATGCTCATTTCCCAAACAAATCTGCAGATCATTAAAGAACCAGTGGAAAAAACCCAAGGAGAGCACACCACAGTGATGAAGAAACCGAAGTTAATGGAGACAATCGCCGAAGATGATGGAGCCCTAGACCGAATCAACAAGTTGCCAGAGTCGCTCCTCGCTCGAATTATCTCTCTTTTGCCGTCGACGAAGAATGCTGTCAGGACATGTCTTGTCTCAAAACGGTGGCAGTACCTCTGGACTTCTATTGATAATCTCACTTTACTTTGTGATTCTCCATCAGAAGCAGAAATATGCGTACCCTTCGTAGACTACGCATTTGCTCAACGTATTTCTTCGAAAATAAGAAAATTTTATCTCGACTGCTGGGACATGCTTAGTTACAGCTTGCATATCGATCAGTGGCTTACTTATGTTATAAATAGTAAAGTGGAACATGTTGTATTGAACTCAACCTTTTTTAAGGTGTACATATTGCCTCAATCATTTTACACTTGCTCGTCATTGGTAACATTGGGTTTACGTAATTGTGCCTTTGATAAGGGAGTTGTTATATCGTGGAAATCTCTGAAGACGGTGAAGTTTATGACAGTGGAGTTAGACGATGAAGCGATTGTGAAGTTATTAACAGGTTGTCATTCTTTAGAAACTATGGAACTGACTTATTTCCATGGTTTTCAGCATCtggaaattaaaaatataaatttgaagACACTGAAGTTGCACAACTTTTGGCAGCTGTATGGAGGTGATCATTCATTGGAAATTGTTGCTCCATATCTTCAGCATTTGGTGATTTCAGAACACCTTGATGATTTTAAGTGTAGGCTAGTAAATGTGTCTTCCTTGGTCAGTGCTGAGCTTACTTTTGATATCAGATGTGAGATCCAGGATAACAGTTGTCGTGATTACCATCGGGTTTTTTTGGACCCTTGTTCAAGATTATCTTCAAAAGTTGAGACATGTAAATGA